TATATTTCTGAACAGCTCGTAGCTGGTATACGGTTTAAATTTGCTGCCCTTTATATCGTAAGCGGATTTTAGCCTCACTCTGAAAAAATTTGATTTTTCATCATCTTCGTTAAAGTAATTGGTTAATCGTGCACGCAAGGAGTTTTCAAATCGACCAAAATCATAACTACCGGTCGCATCAAAAACAAAGCGGTTGTATTCCTCATTTTCTTTGTTTTTTACATTTACGTTATACCGGTAAGCTGCAGCTACTTCTAAAAACTTAAACGGACTGTATGCAATTTTTCCATCTATTAAATATTCATCAACTGTCCAGTCATCCTGCAAACGCACTTCCGGAATAATGCTAAATTCAATGGTCTTAAAAAGTTTTTTTGAGAGCTCAAATTCAATCCACGTACCAAAGCGCTCGGTTTTAGCGCTGGCTACACCTGCCACACACAGCAATAAAAATAGTACAACTACTTTTTTCATAGTTTAAATTCACGTTTAGAGTTTTGTTCTTTTACATCGAAAAAGATAGTTATCTGAGCCACATCACGCAAAAAATCAACTTTCTCAATCTGGTACCGTTTTATTTTTATCCCCGTACGTTGTTCCAGATCTTTTATCATTTCATCTTCCCTCTCCTGATGCAAATTTTCAATGTTCTCGTATACCACCAACAAGGAATCAACCTGTCGTAGCATCAAAGCTTTTTCAAGTATCCATAAAGTGGCAAGTAGCAGCACATTAACCATGCCCAACTCAAAGTAACCCAAATATGATTTGGATAAAGCATTAATTACCGATACGGCAATTATTACGAACAGGTAAGTCATTTCTTTTGGTGGTATAGCATTGGTTCGGTACCTGATAATCCCGAATATGGCAAATAAGCCCAGAGCGAAACCAAGTTCGAGTTTTACATTTTCGAGTAAATAAACCAGTAAAAATACCGCTGCGCTTATGGCAAAATAGCTGAAATAGAATTCTTTCTTACGGCTAATGCGAGCATACAACATTACCACAAAAGCGGTAACAACAAGGTTAAAAATAAAGCGGATTACCAGAGATATTAAAAATCCCATTGAAAAATCCTGTGTTCCTAATATATCAAAACTATCCATTATAAATTATTTTATTTTTTCTAAAAATCGAAGCCTCGGTTTAAAGGCATTTTGTTTTAAGGTATTATCAAGCAAGGCTCGTCCGGTGCAATATTTAGACAGCCCGCGTTGACGTATTTTTAGCTGCCGTAAAATCCCAACCATTGGCGACCCTTTCAGACTTTTGCCTCTTTTTAACTCAAAAATTACAAGGTTGTCTAATTTTTTTTCTCCCTTAGTGTTCCAGAATTCGGGGGCAATATCAATGGTACACCTGTCTTTTCGATGTTTATGAATTAGGGTAATTCGGTAAAAACGGTTTTGCAGGCTTGGTATCATTTCAGTATCTCCGTACGGCGAATTATTTTGCAGAAAATTATTTTCAGACGTGGCAATTTCTGCACCATTTATTTCGGAAGGAATGCGCTCTTTTATGGTTCTTTTTTTATTGGTTTTAAATTTAATTTCGAAAAAGGAATGGCCTGAAACAAGGTATTTTCGCTGCCGCACTTTGTAACGATTTAATTTGCGGTTGTGATGATGCATATACATGGCATTGTCGGGTGTATCAAAATAAGAAGACCGATACTCCATTAAATGCTCATTGTTTATTTCTAGTACCTCGTAATAGTCCTGAACTTTTTCCAACAATTCTTTCAGCAATTCAATGTGAAACCAGTATTTTCGGTCGATTCGATTCATAAGTTTAACCTCATTGATCTCATCAAGCGAAACCGGATCAAATTTTCTCAATATGTTTTTTAATTGTTCCAACCTATTTCTTTATTATAAAAAACTTTTTTGCTTTTCAAACTTCCGTCGGTATAACGTTCTACCACAATATTAACACCTTTCACCGGTTTTTTGAGCCGTTTCCCATCAATTGTAAAGTACATTTTCTCCACAATTTTAAGGTTTTTTTCGGGCAAATA
Above is a genomic segment from uncultured Draconibacterium sp. containing:
- a CDS encoding DUF2490 domain-containing protein — encoded protein: MKKVVVLFLLLCVAGVASAKTERFGTWIEFELSKKLFKTIEFSIIPEVRLQDDWTVDEYLIDGKIAYSPFKFLEVAAAYRYNVNVKNKENEEYNRFVFDATGSYDFGRFENSLRARLTNYFNEDDEKSNFFRVRLKSAYDIKGSKFKPYTSYELFRNISTGEFKGGRFDAGFTRKLGKFHRVGLYYRLQDYYSSQESIHILGIDYRFKF
- a CDS encoding DUF4956 domain-containing protein, which translates into the protein MDSFDILGTQDFSMGFLISLVIRFIFNLVVTAFVVMLYARISRKKEFYFSYFAISAAVFLLVYLLENVKLELGFALGLFAIFGIIRYRTNAIPPKEMTYLFVIIAVSVINALSKSYLGYFELGMVNVLLLATLWILEKALMLRQVDSLLVVYENIENLHQEREDEMIKDLEQRTGIKIKRYQIEKVDFLRDVAQITIFFDVKEQNSKREFKL
- a CDS encoding polyphosphate polymerase domain-containing protein translates to MRKFDPVSLDEINEVKLMNRIDRKYWFHIELLKELLEKVQDYYEVLEINNEHLMEYRSSYFDTPDNAMYMHHHNRKLNRYKVRQRKYLVSGHSFFEIKFKTNKKRTIKERIPSEINGAEIATSENNFLQNNSPYGDTEMIPSLQNRFYRITLIHKHRKDRCTIDIAPEFWNTKGEKKLDNLVIFELKRGKSLKGSPMVGILRQLKIRQRGLSKYCTGRALLDNTLKQNAFKPRLRFLEKIK